In Ruminiclostridium papyrosolvens DSM 2782, the following proteins share a genomic window:
- a CDS encoding DUF1836 domain-containing protein — MDNIKVNNIKEELGQLSASLGSYKTENWSQFPAIDLYMDQVVTYLERLLNIFGDTSDSSKTITSSMVNNYVKEGYLKRPVNKKYDRVHLVSLYIMSMLKPVLPIPLIARSLGNFNDEDEYHNFYNELTNLQDQAFSSVSQKLLTLIENVDEDDYENSLRLFALQLSSEANAHRIAAEKIMSLLNQNDKTKSK; from the coding sequence TTGGACAATATTAAAGTCAATAATATAAAGGAAGAACTTGGCCAATTATCGGCCTCCCTTGGCTCATACAAAACTGAAAATTGGAGTCAGTTTCCTGCAATAGATTTATATATGGATCAAGTAGTAACTTATCTTGAAAGATTGTTGAACATTTTCGGGGATACTTCCGATTCCAGTAAGACAATTACCTCAAGTATGGTAAATAATTATGTAAAGGAAGGCTATTTAAAACGTCCTGTTAATAAGAAGTATGACAGGGTGCATCTTGTGTCTCTTTACATTATGTCAATGCTGAAGCCGGTATTGCCAATTCCGCTTATTGCCCGTTCACTGGGTAATTTTAACGACGAAGATGAGTACCATAATTTTTATAATGAACTGACAAATCTTCAGGATCAGGCATTTAGCAGTGTTTCTCAAAAGCTACTAACCCTCATTGAGAATGTGGATGAAGACGATTACGAAAACTCACTTCGTCTTTTTGCATTACAGCTTTCAAGCGAAGCAAATGCTCATAGGATTGCAGCTGAGAAAATAATGTCCTTGCTGAATCAAAATGATAAGACTAAAAGCAAGTAA
- a CDS encoding CapA family protein — translation MKKKMIIFKRTFYVLCIMCLLLLVSTIIILALGGFNIGHLNSAAPKPTAQRSLSGLSESTDDTADTSKSPSTPSIPQSITISAVGDIMLHQGNLNSGYNSQNKTYDFSGFFEYVKPYLSSSDLTIANFETVTAGSGIKYKSFPLFNSPDSILPALSQSGVDILSTSNNHCLDWGINGLTRTIQKIREYKMENIGSSIDGKDKYVIKDVKGIKVAILSYSQFYNGHEARLNSSDKSKYLNILSEANLQKDIKEVKAQGADAVITVLHWGDEYIRTPNTYQTNLSKKVLSWGADIILGSHPHVVQKSEIVQVNGKNKFVIYSMGNFISGYRRTDKAKRLNKVYTEDGVIVTLKLDKDTKGGINIKDVSYMPTWIDMYSSKNKNIYKILPAPSPDVQAPYVNSRNKSFVKQSYNNTMSIMAKFNGK, via the coding sequence ATGAAAAAAAAGATGATTATCTTCAAACGCACTTTTTACGTATTGTGTATTATGTGCTTACTGCTTTTAGTCAGCACAATAATAATACTTGCATTAGGCGGTTTCAATATAGGACATTTAAATTCTGCAGCACCAAAGCCCACTGCACAAAGAAGTTTATCGGGTTTATCAGAGAGCACTGACGATACTGCTGATACCAGCAAATCTCCAAGCACTCCTTCGATACCTCAGTCAATAACAATATCAGCCGTAGGTGATATCATGCTGCATCAGGGAAACCTTAATAGTGGCTATAACTCCCAAAATAAGACATATGACTTCTCCGGCTTTTTTGAATATGTAAAGCCGTATTTGAGTTCATCTGACCTTACAATAGCTAATTTTGAGACGGTTACAGCCGGTTCAGGTATCAAGTACAAAAGTTTTCCTCTTTTTAACTCACCTGACAGTATACTTCCTGCTTTGTCCCAATCAGGAGTTGACATACTCTCTACCTCCAACAACCATTGTCTGGACTGGGGTATCAACGGTCTTACAAGAACTATTCAAAAAATCAGAGAATATAAAATGGAAAACATCGGAAGCTCCATTGATGGTAAAGACAAATATGTTATTAAAGACGTAAAGGGCATTAAAGTAGCTATTCTTAGCTATTCCCAGTTCTATAACGGCCATGAAGCAAGGTTAAACAGCAGTGATAAATCCAAATATCTTAATATATTAAGCGAAGCCAACCTTCAAAAGGATATAAAGGAAGTAAAAGCACAAGGTGCTGATGCGGTTATAACTGTCCTTCACTGGGGTGATGAATATATTCGTACGCCAAATACATATCAGACAAATTTGTCAAAAAAAGTTTTATCATGGGGAGCTGACATAATACTTGGCTCTCATCCTCACGTTGTACAAAAATCAGAAATAGTACAAGTAAACGGTAAAAATAAGTTTGTTATTTATTCTATGGGAAATTTTATATCCGGCTACAGACGTACAGACAAAGCAAAACGACTTAATAAAGTCTATACTGAAGATGGGGTTATTGTCACCCTCAAACTTGATAAAGACACAAAGGGCGGCATAAATATTAAAGATGTGTCTTATATGCCTACATGGATTGATATGTATTCTTCAAAGAATAAAAATATTTACAAAATACTTCCGGCTCCATCACCTGATGTACAAGCTCCTTATGTAAACAGCAGAAATAAATCCTTTGTAAAGCAGTCATATAATAATACTATGAGCATTATGGCAAAATTTAATGGTAAGTAA
- a CDS encoding ABC transporter permease: MLKKIYILIDRIVSLYKKNRLVFILFIVVQIITIFAYMFFFTTIINTRANYVSQYTSMRTIKTDLKKCKLDKQITNNVVNIIKNNNISDIENISMFFIDNTNNRQLVGYLYPNKFSKDVFGSPISFEDIEKGSYVVIPRNPDNRYNPNVEQYNIGDNMVIKNKSFKVKGIRKYYYLDEIPYTTGLKFLTLSAFDIILPDSTSDKQKEMLKKYLETNIKNIKVILPESIPEKVITSLFIPLVSSIFIGLIAIFNFTFLYKYMIEKSRKDYILLRICGCSRLKSILLLFSQMAFLFTISYFISLIVLLILKKTNVSIFSQTSITISNCLVIYISFLSIIILAITPFLISVFKKSLIANQKLL, translated from the coding sequence ATGCTTAAAAAAATATATATATTAATAGATAGAATAGTATCATTATATAAAAAAAATCGTTTAGTTTTTATACTGTTTATTGTAGTACAAATAATTACTATTTTTGCTTACATGTTTTTTTTCACAACGATAATTAATACTAGAGCAAATTACGTATCACAATATACAAGCATGCGTACAATAAAAACTGATTTGAAAAAATGTAAGCTTGATAAACAGATTACAAATAATGTTGTAAATATTATTAAGAATAATAATATTTCAGATATAGAAAATATTTCTATGTTTTTTATTGATAATACAAATAACAGACAGCTTGTAGGTTATTTATATCCGAATAAATTTTCCAAGGATGTGTTTGGATCTCCTATTTCATTTGAGGATATTGAAAAAGGTAGCTATGTGGTTATACCTAGAAATCCTGATAATAGATATAATCCAAATGTTGAGCAATATAATATTGGAGACAACATGGTTATTAAAAATAAAAGCTTTAAAGTAAAAGGAATTCGAAAGTATTATTATCTTGATGAAATACCATATACTACAGGACTTAAGTTTTTAACTCTATCTGCTTTTGATATAATTTTACCCGATAGTACTTCAGATAAACAAAAAGAGATGCTAAAGAAGTATTTAGAAACAAATATTAAGAATATAAAGGTTATATTACCGGAATCTATACCCGAGAAAGTTATTACCAGTCTATTTATACCTCTTGTATCCAGTATTTTTATAGGACTAATAGCAATTTTCAACTTTACCTTTTTATATAAGTATATGATTGAGAAATCAAGAAAGGATTATATTTTACTTCGTATTTGTGGTTGTTCACGCTTAAAGAGTATATTGTTATTATTTTCTCAAATGGCTTTCCTTTTTACTATATCATATTTTATTAGTTTAATTGTATTATTGATACTTAAAAAAACAAATGTAAGTATATTTAGTCAAACATCTATAACAATTTCCAACTGCTTAGTTATATATATATCGTTCTTATCAATTATTATATTGGCAATAACACCATTTTTAATAAGTGTATTTAAAAAATCATTAATAGCAAACCAAAAATTATTGTAG
- a CDS encoding ABC transporter permease, with protein MKMFKKNKFLNSILIVELACISVILVVVINMSINNTNIMNTFKNSSYRIIYCMNQNRETNADKLADTLKEKTKRFKWVIGISNIRRSFGSLNKDASKDKAVNIFMMDDESKKAIKYPLSKGKWFDVQKINGYEPCVIGGYLSNKYKIGDIITAYIPTEQDNVKKEISYMVTGILSKPEKVLSLNLTALNMELPLSLLYKSQTETGLFIVTSLSKVSISSVPYGNVFIYLDKSCPEDTINQLKKEISIAYTKTDTELINDEQKEISHLMSLLLPFIIMLFLVSSCGIISMCMLTTLKNMNQFKIYYITGCTQRRAILVTGIYSLLYFVLSGLLFIGILHYFNTRRTGRIESTLFILNDKSLLIVCISSIAVSVVSFIIPFFLLKRNKPIDMLRIS; from the coding sequence ATGAAAATGTTTAAGAAAAATAAGTTCTTAAATTCGATACTTATTGTGGAATTAGCATGCATTTCTGTCATATTAGTCGTTGTGATAAACATGTCAATAAATAACACAAATATTATGAATACTTTTAAAAATAGTAGCTATAGAATAATATATTGTATGAATCAAAATAGGGAAACAAATGCAGATAAGCTTGCTGATACCTTAAAAGAAAAAACAAAAAGGTTTAAATGGGTTATAGGTATTTCCAATATTCGAAGAAGTTTTGGGTCTCTAAACAAAGATGCAAGTAAAGATAAAGCAGTGAATATTTTTATGATGGACGATGAATCCAAAAAAGCTATTAAGTATCCATTATCAAAGGGAAAATGGTTTGATGTTCAAAAAATAAATGGTTATGAACCTTGCGTTATCGGCGGATATTTATCAAACAAATATAAAATAGGTGATATAATTACTGCATACATACCTACGGAACAAGATAACGTAAAAAAAGAAATAAGCTATATGGTTACAGGTATTTTGTCAAAGCCGGAGAAGGTATTGTCGCTAAATTTAACTGCACTGAATATGGAATTACCTTTATCGCTTTTATATAAAAGTCAGACTGAAACTGGTTTATTTATAGTTACTTCTCTATCAAAAGTCAGTATATCGAGTGTACCTTATGGAAATGTTTTCATATACCTTGATAAATCATGTCCAGAAGATACAATTAATCAATTAAAAAAGGAAATATCTATCGCATATACAAAAACAGACACTGAACTAATTAATGATGAGCAAAAAGAAATATCGCATCTCATGTCACTACTGCTGCCTTTTATTATTATGTTGTTTTTAGTGTCCTCATGTGGGATTATATCTATGTGTATGCTTACTACATTAAAAAACATGAATCAATTTAAAATTTACTACATAACGGGATGTACACAAAGGCGTGCTATTTTAGTAACCGGAATATACTCCTTGCTTTATTTTGTACTTTCAGGATTGCTTTTCATAGGAATTTTACATTATTTTAATACACGTCGTACTGGAAGAATAGAAAGTACACTTTTTATTCTGAATGATAAAAGTTTATTAATAGTTTGTATTTCAAGTATCGCCGTGTCTGTAGTTTCATTTATTATACCCTTCTTTTTATTAAAAAGAAATAAACCTATTGATATGTTAAGAATAAGTTAA
- a CDS encoding phosphopentomutase — translation MTNIDRVIMIVLDSVGIGELPDAGEYGDKGSNTLGNIVKVCNGINLPNLSRLGIGKIDGIDYISAPENVMGSYGRLEEVSKGKDTITGHWEIAGLQLEYPFPTYPDGFPKEVLEEFEKLTGRGVLANCAASGTEIIKEYGEEHMKTGKLIVYTSADSVFQIAAHEEIVPLEELYRICGMAREMLQGEHMVGRVIARPFIGEPGNFTRTPNRRDFSAEPTSDTLLDVLNKKGLDVVAVGKIEDIFSKKGVTVAEHTKNNMNGVDVTLKFMKQENNGLIFTNLVDFDMLFGHRNNPEGYKQALEEFDNRLPEILSAMKDSDILIITADHGCDPTTPSTDHSREHIPVIIYGKGIRENVNLGTRETFADIACTIAEVFNAENAFPGQSFLREIIKD, via the coding sequence ATGACAAATATAGATAGAGTAATAATGATTGTTCTTGACAGTGTAGGAATAGGTGAACTTCCGGATGCCGGCGAATACGGTGATAAAGGAAGTAATACATTGGGAAATATCGTAAAGGTATGTAATGGAATAAATCTTCCCAACTTAAGCCGCCTTGGAATTGGAAAAATAGATGGAATAGACTATATTTCCGCACCCGAAAATGTTATGGGGAGCTATGGCAGATTGGAGGAGGTTTCTAAAGGGAAGGACACTATAACAGGACATTGGGAAATTGCAGGCCTCCAGCTTGAATATCCTTTTCCCACATATCCTGACGGTTTTCCAAAAGAAGTTCTTGAGGAGTTTGAAAAGCTTACCGGAAGAGGTGTTCTCGCAAACTGTGCCGCTTCGGGAACTGAAATAATCAAGGAGTACGGCGAGGAACACATGAAGACGGGGAAACTTATAGTTTACACCTCCGCAGACAGTGTATTTCAGATAGCTGCCCATGAAGAAATTGTTCCTCTGGAAGAATTGTATCGTATTTGCGGTATGGCAAGGGAAATGTTGCAAGGAGAACATATGGTGGGGCGTGTTATTGCCAGACCGTTTATAGGGGAACCGGGGAACTTTACAAGAACACCCAACAGAAGAGATTTTTCTGCGGAGCCCACGTCCGACACGCTTCTGGATGTTCTGAATAAAAAGGGTCTGGATGTTGTCGCTGTGGGAAAAATAGAAGACATATTTTCGAAAAAAGGAGTTACTGTTGCTGAACATACAAAAAACAACATGAATGGTGTTGACGTTACATTAAAATTTATGAAGCAAGAGAACAATGGCCTGATTTTTACAAATCTAGTAGATTTTGATATGTTGTTTGGACATAGAAATAATCCGGAAGGCTACAAACAGGCGTTAGAGGAATTCGACAACAGACTGCCTGAAATTTTGTCTGCCATGAAAGATAGCGATATACTGATAATTACAGCGGATCATGGCTGTGACCCAACTACTCCCAGTACTGACCATTCAAGAGAACATATACCTGTAATTATTTATGGTAAGGGTATAAGAGAGAATGTAAATCTTGGGACA
- a CDS encoding tetratricopeptide repeat protein, with protein MFGKIKSSIYVLKANSAYQKGSTQEAISWLDKAYKTGSAKPGIVITLGYLLLKEGQLDESLKIFKEQLNYTLKIKDNDLYSLKSNYALALWKNGELDRAIALYEEIFPNYKNTNVYGSLGYFYVLKGDLEKALKFNQEAMEYNSTGAVILDNMGQTYYLLGEYEKADEIFKKLIALSPKFPEAYYDYALVLEKLGDKEHCIENLKNALNYKPNFLSGVTVEQIENKLQQVQAE; from the coding sequence ATGTTTGGAAAAATTAAATCATCTATATATGTTTTAAAAGCAAACAGTGCCTATCAAAAAGGTAGTACTCAGGAGGCCATAAGCTGGTTGGATAAAGCCTACAAAACCGGAAGTGCAAAACCCGGCATAGTTATAACTTTAGGCTATCTCCTTTTAAAGGAAGGGCAGCTTGACGAATCATTAAAGATTTTTAAGGAGCAGCTTAACTATACTTTAAAGATTAAAGATAATGACCTGTACAGTCTCAAATCCAATTACGCCCTTGCATTGTGGAAAAATGGGGAACTTGACAGAGCTATTGCACTTTATGAGGAGATATTCCCAAATTACAAAAATACAAATGTTTATGGAAGCCTTGGCTATTTCTATGTCCTTAAAGGCGACCTCGAAAAAGCTCTTAAATTCAATCAAGAAGCTATGGAATACAATAGTACCGGTGCTGTAATATTGGATAATATGGGTCAAACCTACTATTTGCTGGGTGAATATGAAAAAGCGGATGAAATATTTAAAAAGTTGATTGCATTGTCGCCAAAGTTCCCGGAAGCATACTATGACTATGCACTGGTACTGGAGAAACTGGGAGACAAAGAGCATTGTATAGAAAATCTTAAAAATGCTTTGAATTACAAGCCGAATTTCCTGTCAGGTGTTACAGTGGAGCAAATTGAGAATAAGCTGCAGCAGGTTCAGGCAGAGTAA
- a CDS encoding SGNH/GDSL hydrolase family protein, with translation MSNSANKNIIVWGDSILKGVILDENDGKYKVMKDNSISSFAQITGFNVKNNAYFGMTSTKALNRISNSIDKLISDKENIVIIEFGGNDCDFNWSEVAENPDLVHQPKTSIESFKNTLQNMVEMFRKKGITPVLMNLPPLEPERYFNWISKGLNKENILHWLGDVARIYRWQEAYNNAVEWVSRQMDCKMIDIRESFLLSKNYGTQICADGIHPNEEGHKKILESMLEFSF, from the coding sequence ATGTCAAATTCAGCAAATAAAAATATAATTGTTTGGGGAGATTCAATTTTAAAAGGCGTTATTCTGGATGAAAACGACGGCAAATACAAGGTAATGAAGGATAACAGCATAAGCAGCTTTGCCCAGATAACAGGGTTTAATGTAAAAAATAATGCATACTTCGGTATGACATCCACTAAGGCCCTGAACAGAATATCAAATTCTATAGACAAATTAATTTCCGATAAAGAAAATATTGTAATAATAGAATTTGGCGGAAATGATTGCGATTTTAATTGGAGCGAGGTAGCTGAAAACCCTGACTTGGTGCATCAGCCTAAGACTTCCATTGAAAGCTTTAAAAACACTCTTCAAAATATGGTGGAGATGTTCAGAAAAAAGGGGATAACTCCGGTACTTATGAACTTACCGCCTCTGGAACCTGAGAGATATTTTAACTGGATTTCAAAAGGGTTAAACAAGGAAAATATACTTCACTGGTTGGGTGATGTGGCAAGGATATACCGTTGGCAGGAAGCTTATAACAATGCAGTAGAGTGGGTTTCACGCCAAATGGACTGCAAAATGATAGATATCAGAGAAAGCTTTTTGCTAAGTAAGAACTACGGTACACAGATTTGTGCAGATGGTATTCATCCCAACGAAGAAGGCCATAAAAAGATTTTAGAATCCATGCTGGAATTCAGCTTCTAA
- a CDS encoding ABC transporter ATP-binding protein has translation MIKLNGVTKKYNIGMPNELTALNNINIEIKEGEMIAIMGTSGAGKSTLMHIIGCIDNSTEGSYFFGNTQINKLSEGRLSKFRNESIGILLQDFALLNDETALQNVLTPLYFNKTPLIKMKTTAREALAMVGVEELETQKVGTMSGGQKQRVALARALVNSPSIILADEPTGALDSKTADEIMGLLVDLNKKGVTVIIVTHDNKIAGYCKRIIEIADGIICIDRNLGDDCIVTEEIL, from the coding sequence ATGATTAAATTAAACGGAGTTACAAAAAAGTACAATATTGGTATGCCTAACGAGTTAACTGCATTAAATAATATAAATATAGAAATAAAGGAAGGCGAAATGATAGCAATAATGGGTACATCTGGCGCTGGCAAATCAACATTGATGCATATCATCGGGTGTATAGATAACAGTACTGAAGGTAGTTACTTTTTTGGCAATACGCAAATTAATAAATTGTCTGAAGGAAGGCTTTCTAAATTCAGAAATGAGAGTATAGGCATCCTACTCCAAGATTTTGCATTATTAAACGATGAAACTGCATTGCAAAATGTTTTGACACCACTATATTTTAACAAAACACCATTAATTAAAATGAAAACAACGGCCAGAGAGGCACTGGCAATGGTGGGTGTTGAAGAATTAGAAACTCAAAAAGTCGGTACAATGTCAGGTGGACAGAAGCAAAGGGTGGCTCTTGCCAGAGCTCTTGTAAATTCTCCGTCAATTATTTTAGCCGATGAACCTACAGGGGCGCTTGACAGCAAAACTGCTGATGAGATTATGGGATTGTTAGTTGATTTAAATAAAAAAGGTGTCACTGTTATTATTGTTACACATGATAATAAAATAGCAGGCTATTGCAAAAGAATTATAGAGATAGCTGATGGTATCATATGCATAGATAGAAATTTGGGGGATGACTGTATTGTTACTGAAGAAATACTCTAA
- a CDS encoding LTA synthase family protein has protein sequence MFINFYGRILNALKNKPYRKAVIASIILIILNAFKTTLFNYLMLPKTGGGTLGYKFWISLLICAIIFSFVLSLKSKYVFLIVYIIQVIYCFTNISYFLYYHSYLHFLQWISLFKEAMISASHFANPISVHLLVVFIDVPVALYIFFLCFKREVKSTRLPFLRNAVIGLSAVILIVIEIFNFANGESVVQFMEDRYTGETRIVERYGTVVNGIVNIVQNNTEEKLIKQLHYGKSISSPSSVTISKSTSQQPNYVVIQVESMDSNIVKQKYKGSSVMPYLSSLMDNSVYYPYTLSYHKGGGTSDAEFSVINSVETLDAFPAIKLSSYGYPNSVVSKLAKASYNTMAFHGNVGTFYNRNIAFSKMGFNKFYDISSMNYDDEGWGAPDDKVFSFAYDKIEKSKMPFYTHIITMTSHGPFESARHYYNNKAYDDIENEIVKNYYNSFSYVDKSIKDFVEKVQAKYSNTYIIIYGDHTPNVNSQDFAQASFIEGDKYFEFVPMFLLTPDHKKYKEDSVTASFLDVAPTILATSELSYSVKTDGRNLLDTETAPSNIPFKGGSFDRSWLYNTISNHKYVEEEPLWRKYLPSFISSSLIERHK, from the coding sequence ATGTTTATTAATTTTTATGGTAGAATTTTAAATGCGTTAAAGAATAAACCATACCGGAAGGCAGTAATTGCTTCAATAATTCTGATAATCTTAAATGCATTTAAGACAACTCTTTTCAACTACCTCATGCTGCCAAAGACAGGCGGAGGTACGTTAGGTTACAAGTTCTGGATTTCTTTACTTATTTGTGCTATTATTTTTTCCTTTGTTCTTAGCCTGAAGTCAAAATACGTTTTTTTAATCGTGTATATTATACAAGTGATTTACTGTTTTACAAATATATCCTACTTTCTATATTACCACAGCTACTTGCACTTTCTTCAGTGGATTTCCTTGTTCAAGGAAGCTATGATTTCAGCTTCCCACTTTGCAAACCCAATTAGTGTTCATCTTTTGGTAGTTTTTATTGATGTTCCTGTAGCTCTTTACATTTTCTTCTTGTGTTTCAAACGGGAAGTCAAAAGTACAAGGCTGCCTTTTTTGCGCAACGCTGTTATTGGCTTGTCCGCAGTAATTCTTATAGTGATTGAGATATTTAATTTTGCTAACGGTGAGTCTGTTGTACAGTTCATGGAAGACAGGTATACAGGAGAAACCCGAATAGTTGAAAGGTACGGTACTGTTGTAAACGGTATAGTTAATATAGTTCAAAATAATACTGAAGAAAAGCTGATTAAGCAACTTCACTACGGTAAAAGCATTTCTTCACCCAGTTCTGTAACTATTTCAAAAAGTACCTCTCAGCAGCCAAATTATGTTGTAATACAAGTTGAGTCAATGGATTCAAATATTGTCAAACAAAAATATAAAGGCTCCTCTGTAATGCCTTACCTTAGCTCATTAATGGATAACAGCGTATATTATCCGTATACTCTTAGCTATCATAAAGGCGGAGGTACCTCCGACGCTGAATTTTCAGTTATAAACAGTGTCGAAACCCTTGATGCTTTCCCGGCAATCAAGCTTTCTTCATACGGCTACCCCAATTCAGTTGTCTCCAAACTTGCAAAGGCCTCGTATAACACTATGGCTTTTCATGGCAATGTGGGTACCTTTTATAACAGAAATATAGCATTTTCAAAAATGGGCTTTAACAAGTTTTATGATATAAGCTCAATGAACTATGATGACGAGGGCTGGGGCGCACCTGATGACAAGGTCTTCTCCTTTGCTTATGATAAAATTGAAAAAAGTAAAATGCCTTTTTATACACATATTATAACAATGACAAGTCACGGCCCCTTTGAAAGTGCCAGACATTATTATAATAACAAAGCTTACGACGATATAGAAAATGAGATTGTGAAGAACTACTATAATTCCTTTAGTTACGTTGATAAATCAATAAAGGATTTCGTGGAGAAGGTTCAGGCAAAATACAGCAACACTTATATAATAATTTATGGTGACCACACTCCCAATGTGAACTCACAGGATTTCGCTCAGGCTTCGTTTATAGAGGGAGACAAATATTTTGAGTTTGTTCCTATGTTCTTGCTTACGCCTGACCACAAGAAGTACAAGGAAGATTCTGTTACAGCATCCTTCCTTGATGTCGCTCCAACCATACTGGCAACCTCAGAGCTGTCATATAGTGTAAAAACCGATGGAAGGAACCTGTTGGATACAGAAACTGCACCTTCAAATATACCTTTTAAGGGGGGTTCTTTTGACCGCAGCTGGTTGTATAACACCATATCAAATCATAAGTATGTGGAGGAAGAACCTTTGTGGCGAAAATACCTGCCATCCTTTATTTCCTCAAGCCTTATTGAACGACATAAATAA
- a CDS encoding nucleoid-associated protein produces the protein MEYSIHINTAVLHILDTSVNFPVLSDKEIELNGELAEFLEKHISKTFEDTNLKKAQFTGEVNTVRDMCAALKEDSGCFMEVTRAIAAMTFEFMLKNIDIAPGDLICCHFLAGNEPYLGLLKLNYKTGFTHYVSQMEEGAANTIIRHKTLLPSDGQKVDEAVLISLETGEIKLIEKAYEINGTKEFYLSNYLINCSTDLSDNQKLKIIDKVTQKISKKYYDEDFDKVAKLKKVVSEGLEEKNEIRVDEIAQEVFETNLAVREEYIQEIQKAGLTEEAITVPEKLAEKKFKTHKIKTDTGIEINFPLSYYDNRDMIEFANNPDGSISIIIKNVGKIINKR, from the coding sequence ATGGAATACAGTATTCATATAAATACAGCTGTCCTGCATATTTTAGACACCAGTGTAAATTTCCCGGTACTTTCTGATAAGGAAATTGAGCTAAACGGAGAATTGGCAGAATTTTTGGAAAAGCATATTTCCAAAACCTTTGAGGATACAAATTTAAAAAAGGCTCAGTTTACAGGTGAGGTTAATACGGTAAGGGATATGTGCGCTGCACTTAAAGAGGATTCGGGCTGTTTTATGGAAGTAACCCGGGCCATTGCAGCAATGACTTTTGAATTTATGCTTAAAAATATTGATATAGCCCCCGGAGACCTTATATGCTGTCATTTTCTTGCAGGTAATGAACCATATCTGGGGTTATTGAAACTGAACTATAAAACAGGATTTACCCACTACGTGAGCCAGATGGAAGAGGGGGCGGCAAATACGATTATACGCCACAAAACGCTTTTACCCTCTGATGGGCAAAAAGTTGATGAAGCAGTTCTTATCAGTCTGGAGACAGGTGAAATAAAACTCATCGAAAAAGCCTACGAAATAAACGGAACAAAGGAATTTTACCTGTCCAATTACCTGATTAACTGTTCAACTGATTTGTCGGACAACCAAAAGCTGAAAATTATTGACAAGGTTACACAGAAGATAAGTAAAAAATACTATGATGAGGATTTTGACAAGGTAGCTAAGCTTAAAAAAGTTGTATCCGAAGGGTTGGAGGAGAAGAACGAAATACGGGTGGATGAAATAGCTCAGGAGGTTTTTGAAACCAATCTTGCCGTCAGGGAAGAGTACATACAGGAGATTCAAAAAGCCGGACTTACAGAGGAGGCTATTACTGTACCTGAAAAATTGGCAGAGAAAAAATTTAAGACTCATAAAATCAAGACGGATACAGGCATTGAGATAAATTTTCCACTAAGCTATTACGACAACAGGGATATGATAGAATTTGCAAATAACCCGGACGGCTCCATATCAATCATAATTAAAAATGTTGGTAAAATAATAAACAAGAGGTAG